The following proteins are co-located in the Manihot esculenta cultivar AM560-2 chromosome 9, M.esculenta_v8, whole genome shotgun sequence genome:
- the LOC110622408 gene encoding replication protein A 14 kDa subunit A: MDTSKPAIFVNGGLLPMHVRKRVRTVIQVLGSDRGTVIGKSTDDHQLTVKGSPPSVPLTNFVEVIGIADSEKSIQAEIWTNFGDTFDTYSYNQLCQLANGEYQLLFL; the protein is encoded by the exons ATGGATACGTCGAAACCTGCAATTTTTGTCAATGGAGGGCTGTTGCCCATGCATGTGCGGAAGAGGGTCCGAACTGTTATTCAAGTTCTTGGATCTGATCGTGGAACTGTCATTGGGAAATCAACAGATGACCACCAGCTTACTGTTAAAGGCTCCCCACCATCTGTTCCTCTTACAAATTTCGTTGAGGTTATTGGCATTGCTGACAGTGAAAAATCTATCCAAGCTGAAATATGGACCAACTTCGGCGACACTTTTG ATACATATTCCTACAATCAGCTTTGTCAGCTTGCAAATGGTGAATATCAGCTCTTGTTCCTCTGA